CTTCTATTAACCCAGGAAACTCTGGTGGAGCTTTAGTTGATAGTAGAGGTGCTTTAATTGGTATTAATAGTGCAATTATTACTAAATCTGGGGGAAACAATGGTATTGGATTTGCAATTCCTGTTTCAATGGTAAAAGATGTTGTAAAGAAACTAATTGAAGATGGAAAAGTTACAAGAGGTTATTTAGGTGTTGTTATTGGAGATTTAGACCAAAGAGTATCTAAACTTTATAAAAAACAAAGAGGTGCTTTAATTTTAGATGTTGCAAATGATACGCCTGCTGCAAAAGGTGGATTAAAAAGAGGTGACTTAATCTACTCTATCAATAATATTCCTATTGAAGATAGAAAAGATTTACAAAATGTGATTGCATCATTTAAACCAAATCAAACAATCAATGTAAAACTTGAAAGAAATAAAAAAGAGTTAAAATTAAATGTTACTCTAGGAAATAGAGCTGGTCTTGTTACTTCAGAAGCAAATAATGGAAAGTTTTTAGGTGGCCTATTATTATCTGAACTAAACTCAAATGTGATTAAAAGATTTAGATTGAGTTCAAATGCAAAAGGTGTTTTAGTAGTAAATGTTGAGCCAGACTCAGATGCTGAAAAAGTTGGATTTGAACCAGGAGATGTTATTATACAAATTGAAGAGATTGAAGTAAAAAGCTTTCCTGATATGCAACAAGCAATAAGAAAGTATAATAATAAACTAAAAAGAATCTATATAGATAGATATGGACAAACTATAGTTCTAGCTATAAAATAAAGGATTTACTATAATACAAGTACTTATGATAGAAGATGATTTAGAATTAGCTCAAATCATCACAGAATATTTAGCTTCACAAGATATTGAAGTTACTAATACAGATAGCCCTTATAACGGGCTATCTATGCTTAATCTAAAAAAATATGAACTTATCATTTTAGATTTAACTCTTCCTGAGATTGATGGTCTTGAAGTTATCCCTAAAATTAGAGAGAAATCAGATATTCCTATTATTATTTCAAGTGCAAGAGATGATATTCTTGATAAAGTTATGGGCTTAGAAAGAGGAGCTGATGATTATCTTCCAAAACCTTATAATCCAAGAGAACTACAAGCAAGAATCAAAGCTATTTTAAAAAGAACTACAAATATCGATAAAAAGAAAGAGGATGAGAAAAAGAGTGATTTCATTTTAAAAGAAGATGATATGCAAATTACTTTTAAAAATGAGATTTTAAATCTTACTCTAGCAGAATATGATATTTTAAAACTTCTTATCCAAAGAAATGGAGCTGTTATTGCTAGAGAAGATTTTATCTATGCAAGTGACCACATCGAAGATGATAGTAGTTTAAAAAATATTGATGTAATGATTTCAAGAATTAGAACAAAGATTTCTAAAGTTGATGATAGTAAAACCTACATAAAATCAGTAAGAGGAATTGGTTATCAATTAGTATGATTCGTAATATTTCTATCTCTGCTTTTATTAATACTATTTTTATTTTAGCTTTAATTGCTGTTTCTATTACTTTTGCAATTTTTATAAAGCTAGATAAGCAAAGATATAATATTACTATGCAAAAAAAGTATGAACTTGTAGCAGAAAACATACTAAAATCACTTGAAGGTAAACCTAATAATGCTGGTATAAAATTTATAGTTGACCAGTTTAAAATGGTTCAATTAACAGAACAAGAACAAAAATTAAGAATTATTAATAATGGTAAAACTCTTATCCTAAGAGATACTCTTGATGGAGTATATAGAATCTTTATTTTAGATGATATTTTATATATTTATATTCAAAGAGATGGGTATAACCTAATGATAAAAGATACTCAAAGTTATACTCATAATTTAATGATTATAGCTCTAGCAATTGCTATTTCTCTTGGGGTACTCTTTTCACTATATTACATTTTAAAAAGAAAACTAAAACCACTTAGACGATTAAATAAAGAGATAAAAAAATTCTCTGAGGGCAATTTTAATGTAAAAATTAAATTTAATAGTACTGATGAGATAGGAACTATTGCTAAAACTTTTGATGAAGCCCTAACACATATAAATAATCAAAGAAAGTCAAAAGATTTATTTATGCGAAATATGATGCATGAATTAAAAACACCTATTACAAAAGCAATGTTTATTGCAGAGACATTAGAAGATGAGAAAAAAAGAGATATGCTTCAAAAAGCTTTCCATCGTATGGATGATATTATTAAAGAACTTGCAATGGTTGAAAAACTTACTTCAAGTAATACTTTTGTATACAAAGAATTAACTTCATTTTTTAAAATCTATACAAGAACCTTGGATATTGCTCTTTTAAGTCCAGATAAATTAACTTCTAAAATAAAAGATTTTAAATTAAACGCAGATATTGCAATGTTCTCTGTAGCACTTAAAAATCTAATTGATAATGCAATAAAATTTTCTCCAAACTCTCATGCTACACTAAATGCAGATAAACATAGAATAGATATTATCTCAGAAGGTGAACCTTTAAAAGAGAGTTTAGAATACTATACAGAACCATTTTCTCAAGAAGAGAAAAGAAGTGATGGTTTTGGTTTAGGTTTATATATTGTAAAAACTATTGCAAATCTACATGGCTTTAAACTAGTTTATAATCACAATAAAGGTAAAAATATTTTCTCTATTTTGATAGATTAACGTTTTTCATAACCTCAAACCAATCTCTTTTAAAATGCTTTTTAATATATCTTTCTTTATGTGGTACTAAACATCCTGCACAGTTTTGATGAATATAGTCTTCTCCAATATATTGTGCACCATCTTTTGAATCAATACTACAATAAGAGTATAGAGTCTTATCATCTTGTTTCTTTACACCAGCATCATCAAATCTAAAATTTGGACAGGCACAAAGATAACAGTTTAACTCTTCATAATCATGGCACTTTCTATTATCTTTATATAAAGGACAGAAATCATTCTCTTCTTTAACCATATTATCAAATCTAAAATACTCAATTACCTCATCTACACTTTTATCTTTTAACTTTTCCATTATCTTTGCATGTTTTTTCCCATGCTCTAAATACCATTCATTATATGTCATTTTCTCTTCTTAAATATATATCATTTTTTTGGTCATTCCACCATCAATAGTTAGATTGCTACCCGTAATAAAACCTCTATTTTCTAATAAAAATTTTACTGCATCAACTATATCTTTAGTAGTTCCAACTCTTCCACTCAAATGTTGTTCTTTATCCTCTTTTGTAGGGATATACTCTTTATTAGTATTTATCCACCCTGGACTAATAGAATTTACTTTTATCTCTTTTGATAAAGAGTTTGCTAAAGCATGAGTCAAGGAGCTAATACCTCCTTTTGAAGCACTATAAGCTTCTGTTCCCTTCTCAGACATAATAGCTCTTGTAGAAGAGATATTTATAATATGTCCTTTTGATTTTTTTAATCTTTTTGCAAACTTTTTTGATAGTATATATGGTGCTCTTAAATTTATATTTAAGATTTTATTCCACTCTTTAATAGTTTGCTCTTCTAAAGGTTTGTGTGTGAATATTGCTGCATTATTAATAAGTGCATAGATAGTATGATGCTCTTCTTTTATCTTTTTTATTGTTTCTAAAAGCTCTTTTCTTGAACTTAAATCACAAGAATAGAAGCTCACATCTTTTATATCTTCTTTTACAACATCAATATTTATTATCTTATATTTTTTTCTCAAAGCTTTTGCTATGGCTCTTCCAATACCATTTGAAGCTCCAGTTATTATTATAGTTTTCAATTTAACTCTTTACTATCTACTATAAAAGTAACTGGACCATCATTTTGAATACTTACTTCCATATTTGCACCAAAGATTCCACTTTGAACATGAACTCCATGACTTGCTACAAAAGTTTTAAACTCTTCATAATACTCATTTGCTATTCGTGGTTCTTCACTTGAATCAAAACTAGGTCTTCGCCCTTTTTTGATATTTCCAGCAAGGGTAAATTGAGAGATAATCAAAGCTTCTCCTCCTACATCAAGAAGAGATAAATTCATCTTGTCATTTTCATCTTGAAAAATTCTAAGGTTTACTATTTTATTTACTAATCTTTGAATATCCTCTTTTGTATCACCTTTTTTAACTCCAAGTAAAATATTTAACCCCTGCCCTATTTGACCTACTATTTTCTCATCTACTTTTACAGATGAAGATTTTACTCTTTGAATAACTGCTATCATTTATACTTCTTTTCCTAAAATTTCTACGACTTTTTTATAATTTTCTTCATCACCATAAAAATACTCTTCTAAAAGTGGTTTAATTTTATACTCTTTTATAAACTCTAAATCCAAACCACACATAAAATAACTATGTCCTAACATAAACTCTTCACCTCTAGTTTTTTCAATAAATTCATTTATTTTTATCATTAAATTTCGTGCAGCAATATTTGTTACCCGTTCAGGTTTTGGAGTCATCTTTAAAAATGTAAACCTACGTCTAAGTGCTATATCTATAGTAGCAATAGATTTATCAGTAGAATTCATAGTAGCTATGATGTATAAGTTTTTAGGGATTAAAAACTTTTCTTTTGAGTATGGTAAAGTCACTTCATACTCTTTTTTACCTCTTTTGTCCTCTTCTATTAATGTAATAAGCTCACCAAAAATCTTAGAAATATTTCCTCTATTTATTTCATCTATTACTATGTAGAAGTTTTTTTGTTTTTCTTTTTTTATATGTTTCTTTCTTTTTATCTTTAATAGCTCATCTAAAATTGCATTATAATAAGGTGCTAATCCACCTTTAATAATTGTATTTGCCTCTTCATAATACATTTTCTCTAAAGTTATTAAAGATAAAGTGTGACTTCTATCTTGGTTCTTTTTTTCAAAATAAATTGTTTTTTCATTATAATCATATATATAAAAGTAGCTATCTTTTCTTTTTAAATTAACTTTTAAAAGTTCTTCATTTTCAATAGAATCAGATAAAAACTCTTCAAGTGCTTCTTTAAAAATAGCTTGAGTTATTTCTGATTTTGATTTTAAAAGATTTGTTTCTGCTTCATTTACTAACCTTTTAAGTATTCCATCTTCAAGCTTTATATTTCCACTTTCAGTTGGTCTAAAACCTTCTATAAAGTCTTCATAAGAATAGCTTTGATGAAAAGTTACAAATTCCATTCTTTTCTCTTTTTTTATATCTTTATATAATTCTTCAATACTATCTTTTTTTATTTCATCATCTTTATCATTTACAATAAAATCAAAAATCTCACTTTCACTAAAATCTCCACCTTCAACTAAAGAAATTAACTTTTTATAATTGTATGTTTTCCCAACTCCTGGAGCACCATAAAGCATTATGTTTTTTGTTTTAATATTATTATTTTCATTGTAAAGTTCTTCAACTACCAAACTATCATTACTTTTCTCAATTTTATAGCCAAGTTCATTTTTAACATAATTTAAAAATCTATCAAAACGTTCTCCACCCCATTGACTCGAAACATATAATTTTTTGTTATCAAAATATATTACTTCATCATGATTTGAGAAAAAACGTTTTTCTCTTTTTTCTAATCTACCATCTTCTTCCCATTTTATTATTTCATCTTCATTTTTTATAATTCCAAGGTTAGCCTTACCAAAACTATCAGGAAAAACCTTTTTTAACTCTTCATAACTAATATTTGGGTGTTCATTTACATATTTGCATACAACTTCTAAAACTAATCTATTTTTAGATAATTCTTTTTTCTCATTGAAATCATATTTAGTATAATCTGGCATACTCCCATCCTTTCTCTTCCAATATCTTTTTCATCTTCTTTTTTATATCTTCAATATATTCTCTATACTTACCATTAAAACTCAAATCTATCTTTTTAATTTGGAGTTCTACTTTTTTATCATTATTTCCAAGATTATGTACTACACTTTCATTTAGTTCAATATCTTTATTTAAATTTTTTGGATACAAAAGCATTGTTTTTTTAATACCTTGAAAATTATTACCATATGCATACATTTGGTACTTATCATTTCTATCTATTTTTTGCATATCTATTCTTTTGTATTTACAATCAATAATAAGATTTTTACTATTTACTATAATATCAGGCTTTAGTTTTAAGCTTCCAAACTCTTTATATTTTTTTGGGATAAATACATCTTCTTCTATCTCATTTATAATTTTTCCTACAAACTTTTCAAACAATATATTCATATCAAAAAGAAAAGCAAAGGATTTCTTACCTTTTGAAAAAAGTGGTATTGTCTTTTGCAAAAGTAAAAGTGCCATTTCAAAACTAGTCTTATATCTTTGATTAATTCTATTAAAATAGATATTTAATCTATCTATATCCATTTTAAAAGATTCTACTTCATCAAAAATAAGTTCACATTGTTTTAAAATTTTCTTATTTTTTACATATTTCTGTAACTCTTTTATTGCATATAAAAAGAACTGATTTAAAGTATTGTTTTCACTAAATTCATCATATTCACAATATATCTTATTTTTTGTAAAATTATATTTCAAATTTTCATTTATTAGATATTTACCTTTTAAAGTAGTAAGATTTTCCTGTTCTGTTATGTACTCTTTATAAAGCCCTTTTTTTAGTTCACTTAAAAGGTTTTGAGCAAACAGTTGTACCAAAACTTCAATAATTGTATGCTTTTCATTTTCGCAAGAAGCTATTTGTTCATTTGAAAGTTTTATATCATAAACATACATCAACATATAAATAAAAATATCTAAGTTTTTACTCTCCTCATCTGCTATTTTAGGGAGGACATAATAATCATTATCTTCAAAATTTAATATACCACAATATTGGCGTGTCTTTATTTTCCCCCAATCCTCTTTAAAATACTTATGCAAGGATTTGTTTTCTTTAATATGATTGATTAACTTCTCATTTAATGATGATATTTCTTTGTATTCATATAAGTATTTTTGCATAGGGTTAAAATTTATTTATACTCCAAACTTTCAACTACTAATTTCTTATTCCTAAACGGGTCTATAATCGCTTCAATCTCTTCTAACTTATATTTCAAAGGAAATCCTATTTTAGAATTTGTTGCTGTTGTTTCTAGTTTATAAAAGGCTTGCCCATTTACATAAAGAGCTTTTTTATTTGCTAACTTTTCTTTTAATTTTACTATCACAAAAACATGTTTTGGCACAAATACAAAGTAAGCTTCATACCCTTTTGTTTTAAGTAGTGAGATAAGCAAGTTTGATTTATCATCACAATCTCCAAAATTTTGTTCTACTACATGTTTAGGACTTCTTGCAACACTTTTATTTACTTTATAAGGTATTCTTGTTACAAAATCAAGCATTGATTGCACTTCACAAAGTTCATCTTTTAAACAATTTTTTGTTAGAAAATTTCCTAATCTAAAAGTATAGTCATCTTGCCTAACTTGATTTACATAGGTTGCCCCATCTATATTTATAAATTGATTTTTAACGATAAAAAAAGATTTAAACAAAAAACTTATCAATATAGCAAAAAAAATTACAGTAACAATAAGTGCAATCTTATTTACTAACTTACTTTCAAAAAGCATCTAAGGCCTTTTTTAATCCCTTTATATTACTTAGTGAACCCACATAAAAACTTACGAAATACTCATCTATAAAATCATACTCTAAACAAGAGTTTATAATAACCCCATGTTTTTGAATCTGACTTTTAAACTCTTTTGCATCTATATTTTTAAGCCTAATTAAAAGTGAGTTTGAATTACTTTGAAACATCGATTCTACATATTTATGTTCTTGTAATATTTTCTCTAGTTCTATTCTATTTTTTATATAGATTGAGTTTGTAATTGAAGAGAACTTATTATCTTTTAATGCCTCTTCTAAATATTTTATTTCAAAATTTGAGATTTTATTTTGAGGTTCAAATTTTCGCAAGTTTTTTATATTTTCATTATTTGCGAAAACAGTTGCAATATTTAAATTTTTTCTTGAGTAAAATTTACTTAAATCCTTTAAAATAAAAAGATTTTCATATTCACTTAAATACTCTACACTCGATTGTTTTCCACAAAAATCAATAAGAGTCTCATCAATAATTACTTTAGCTTCTTTACTTTTCCAATACTCAAAAAGCTTATCTAATTCATAAAAGGTGCCATCTAAAAAAGAGGGATTCATAAAAACTACAACACTTTGTTCTTTTATTGGTAAAAAGATATTTTCAAATCTATTAATTAATCTAGTTTCATAGCCTAGATTATTTGCAGCCTCTTTATACTCTAAATTACAAGGAGAATAGATATAACAATATTTTGAGTTTAAATATTTTAGAAGTGAATAAATAGAAGAAGAAAAACCATTAAAAAGTTCAATATTCTCTTTTTTTATTCTGTATCTGGTTTCAAGTAAGCATAAAAGAGATTTATAGCAAGAACTCTCATCACATACTTTATTGAAGTCAATCTCTATATTTGGCTTTAAAAAATTAACTTCACTTCTAAAATCAAACATCTACAACCCTAAAAAGTTTTTAATCCCTGTAAATACAATTTGTGCAGATAAAGCAGCTAAAAAAAGCCCTGTAATCTTTGAAATCACAAGTAAACCTTGTTTTCCAACTAATCTATCAATTATTGAAGAAGAGTAAAGCATAATACCTATTACTAAAATTGCACAAACAAGAGCTAAACTACCTAATAACATTGAACCATTTGAATCAAAGTTTGCACCCATTACAAGTAAAACCCCTATCGTACCTGGTCCGATTGTGATTGGAATAGAAAGAGGTACAACTGCTAATTCAGAGATATCTTTTTGCTCTACTTTTTGAGTATCCTTATTTCCTTTGATTAACTCAACTGCTGATAAAAATAGTAAAGAACCAGCTCCAATTCTAAAAGCATCTAAAGTTATTCCAAATACTGCAAAAATATGCTTTCCAAAATAGAGTAAAATTAAACTAATAACAACTACTGAAATAGTTACTTTTATAGCTAGTGCTTTTTTTTGATTTGAGGTAGCATCAGTTGTTACTGTTAAAAAAACTGATAATACAAAAAAAGGTGTCATGATAAAAAACATTTTTAAAAATGTTGAAAAGAATAATTCCATTATACTTCCTAAAAACTATTGAGGAAGTATAACAAAATATAGTTGTAGATTTATTTTATTGTTATTTAAAATTTTTGTTTATAACTTCTAAAAACTCTTGTGGATTTTTATAGCCAATTATCTTAGCTGCTTTCATCTCTTGATTATTTTCATCAAAGAAGATTAAAGCAGGAGGTCCAAATACTTGGAATTTTTTCATTAAAGCTTTATCTTCATCTGTATTTTTTGTAACATCAGCTTTTAAAATTGTAAATCTTTCAAGTACTTTTTTTACCTCTTCATCTTGGAATGTAATATTATCTAACTCTTTACAAGATACACACCACTCAGCCCAAAAGTCAAGCATAACTGGTTTAGATGAAGCTTTTATTGCTTGGTCTAACTCTTCAAGATTTTTAACCTTTACAAACTTCACATCACTAGAACTTGTTGCTACAACTTTTGAAGAAGTAAACTTTTCAAGTGGTTTTAGTACATTTGTTGCACCACTTATAGCACCTATAAAAGTTGCAGTACCATAGATTAAAAGAACTGTTGCAAGTAGTTTTACTAAAACATGCTCGAAAGTTTTGATAAATAATCCAGCTCCTAGGAATAATAGTGCCCATAAATACATGATTAATGTAGGGTCTAATACTCTATCTAACATCCAAACGGCAATTGCAAGCATTACAATACCAAATACTTTTGTAACTTGCTCCATCCAACCACCAGGTTTTGGCATAAACTTACCAGCACCAAGCCCAATAAGAAGTAAAGGAACACCCATACCTAAACTCATCACAAATAAAGCAGCTCCACCTAAGATGGCATCACCTGTTTGTCCAATATAAACTAAAGCTCCTGCAAGAGGTGGTGCAACACAAGGACCAACAACAAGTGCAGATAAGAATCCCATTACAGCAACTCCAAATACACCTTGTTTCTCTTTCCCTTCAGTCGTTTTATTTAGTTTTGTTTGTAAACTTTGTGGTAATTCTAATTTAAAATATCCAAACATAGAGAAAGCCAATACTACAAAGATAAATGCAAAAGAAACCAATACATACGGATTTTGTAAAGCTACTTGTAAATTAGCTCCAAATAGACCTGCTATAACTCCTGCTATTGTGTATGCTAAAGCCATTGCTAAAACATAAACTAAAGATAAGAAAAAACCTTTTGAAGCTGTTAGTTTTTCATTATCCCCTGCTTTTACAATAATAGATGAAAGAATTGGAATCATAGGGAAAACACAAGGAGTTAGAGATAATAAAAGTCCAAATCCAAAGAAAGTTGCAAGAACTAAAATTGCACTTTTATCCTTAAGTGTATTTACAATTGAATCACTCTCTGAAATATTTTCATTAG
This sequence is a window from Halarcobacter bivalviorum. Protein-coding genes within it:
- a CDS encoding Do family serine endopeptidase; the encoded protein is MLKKLYFTVIFIATCSFAQSIDFQMAEKNPQRVAPSNPNQILSFNESIKDPMKSVVNIAAKRRVSSNAGNIPFQMFNDPFLKRFFGDQFNEQFGQNRIQRSLGSGVIISKDGYIVTNNHVIENADEIIITIADNPKEYNARVIGKDSDSDLAVIKIEGNNFDAIRFGYSENLQVGDLIFAIGNPFGIGTTVTQGIISALNKDHVGINRYENFIQTDASINPGNSGGALVDSRGALIGINSAIITKSGGNNGIGFAIPVSMVKDVVKKLIEDGKVTRGYLGVVIGDLDQRVSKLYKKQRGALILDVANDTPAAKGGLKRGDLIYSINNIPIEDRKDLQNVIASFKPNQTINVKLERNKKELKLNVTLGNRAGLVTSEANNGKFLGGLLLSELNSNVIKRFRLSSNAKGVLVVNVEPDSDAEKVGFEPGDVIIQIEEIEVKSFPDMQQAIRKYNNKLKRIYIDRYGQTIVLAIK
- a CDS encoding response regulator transcription factor, with the translated sequence MIQVLMIEDDLELAQIITEYLASQDIEVTNTDSPYNGLSMLNLKKYELIILDLTLPEIDGLEVIPKIREKSDIPIIISSARDDILDKVMGLERGADDYLPKPYNPRELQARIKAILKRTTNIDKKKEDEKKSDFILKEDDMQITFKNEILNLTLAEYDILKLLIQRNGAVIAREDFIYASDHIEDDSSLKNIDVMISRIRTKISKVDDSKTYIKSVRGIGYQLV
- a CDS encoding ArsS family sensor histidine kinase, whose translation is MIRNISISAFINTIFILALIAVSITFAIFIKLDKQRYNITMQKKYELVAENILKSLEGKPNNAGIKFIVDQFKMVQLTEQEQKLRIINNGKTLILRDTLDGVYRIFILDDILYIYIQRDGYNLMIKDTQSYTHNLMIIALAIAISLGVLFSLYYILKRKLKPLRRLNKEIKKFSEGNFNVKIKFNSTDEIGTIAKTFDEALTHINNQRKSKDLFMRNMMHELKTPITKAMFIAETLEDEKKRDMLQKAFHRMDDIIKELAMVEKLTSSNTFVYKELTSFFKIYTRTLDIALLSPDKLTSKIKDFKLNADIAMFSVALKNLIDNAIKFSPNSHATLNADKHRIDIISEGEPLKESLEYYTEPFSQEEKRSDGFGLGLYIVKTIANLHGFKLVYNHNKGKNIFSILID
- a CDS encoding SDR family oxidoreductase codes for the protein MKTIIITGASNGIGRAIAKALRKKYKIINIDVVKEDIKDVSFYSCDLSSRKELLETIKKIKEEHHTIYALINNAAIFTHKPLEEQTIKEWNKILNINLRAPYILSKKFAKRLKKSKGHIINISSTRAIMSEKGTEAYSASKGGISSLTHALANSLSKEIKVNSISPGWINTNKEYIPTKEDKEQHLSGRVGTTKDIVDAVKFLLENRGFITGSNLTIDGGMTKKMIYI
- the dtd gene encoding D-aminoacyl-tRNA deacylase, with protein sequence MIAVIQRVKSSSVKVDEKIVGQIGQGLNILLGVKKGDTKEDIQRLVNKIVNLRIFQDENDKMNLSLLDVGGEALIISQFTLAGNIKKGRRPSFDSSEEPRIANEYYEEFKTFVASHGVHVQSGIFGANMEVSIQNDGPVTFIVDSKELN
- a CDS encoding McrB family protein, with translation MPDYTKYDFNEKKELSKNRLVLEVVCKYVNEHPNISYEELKKVFPDSFGKANLGIIKNEDEIIKWEEDGRLEKREKRFFSNHDEVIYFDNKKLYVSSQWGGERFDRFLNYVKNELGYKIEKSNDSLVVEELYNENNNIKTKNIMLYGAPGVGKTYNYKKLISLVEGGDFSESEIFDFIVNDKDDEIKKDSIEELYKDIKKEKRMEFVTFHQSYSYEDFIEGFRPTESGNIKLEDGILKRLVNEAETNLLKSKSEITQAIFKEALEEFLSDSIENEELLKVNLKRKDSYFYIYDYNEKTIYFEKKNQDRSHTLSLITLEKMYYEEANTIIKGGLAPYYNAILDELLKIKRKKHIKKEKQKNFYIVIDEINRGNISKIFGELITLIEEDKRGKKEYEVTLPYSKEKFLIPKNLYIIATMNSTDKSIATIDIALRRRFTFLKMTPKPERVTNIAARNLMIKINEFIEKTRGEEFMLGHSYFMCGLDLEFIKEYKIKPLLEEYFYGDEENYKKVVEILGKEV
- a CDS encoding McrC family protein, with protein sequence MQKYLYEYKEISSLNEKLINHIKENKSLHKYFKEDWGKIKTRQYCGILNFEDNDYYVLPKIADEESKNLDIFIYMLMYVYDIKLSNEQIASCENEKHTIIEVLVQLFAQNLLSELKKGLYKEYITEQENLTTLKGKYLINENLKYNFTKNKIYCEYDEFSENNTLNQFFLYAIKELQKYVKNKKILKQCELIFDEVESFKMDIDRLNIYFNRINQRYKTSFEMALLLLQKTIPLFSKGKKSFAFLFDMNILFEKFVGKIINEIEEDVFIPKKYKEFGSLKLKPDIIVNSKNLIIDCKYKRIDMQKIDRNDKYQMYAYGNNFQGIKKTMLLYPKNLNKDIELNESVVHNLGNNDKKVELQIKKIDLSFNGKYREYIEDIKKKMKKILEEKGWEYARLY
- a CDS encoding aminotransferase class I/II-fold pyridoxal phosphate-dependent enzyme, with the translated sequence MFDFRSEVNFLKPNIEIDFNKVCDESSCYKSLLCLLETRYRIKKENIELFNGFSSSIYSLLKYLNSKYCYIYSPCNLEYKEAANNLGYETRLINRFENIFLPIKEQSVVVFMNPSFLDGTFYELDKLFEYWKSKEAKVIIDETLIDFCGKQSSVEYLSEYENLFILKDLSKFYSRKNLNIATVFANNENIKNLRKFEPQNKISNFEIKYLEEALKDNKFSSITNSIYIKNRIELEKILQEHKYVESMFQSNSNSLLIRLKNIDAKEFKSQIQKHGVIINSCLEYDFIDEYFVSFYVGSLSNIKGLKKALDAF
- a CDS encoding MarC family protein encodes the protein MELFFSTFLKMFFIMTPFFVLSVFLTVTTDATSNQKKALAIKVTISVVVISLILLYFGKHIFAVFGITLDAFRIGAGSLLFLSAVELIKGNKDTQKVEQKDISELAVVPLSIPITIGPGTIGVLLVMGANFDSNGSMLLGSLALVCAILVIGIMLYSSSIIDRLVGKQGLLVISKITGLFLAALSAQIVFTGIKNFLGL
- the dsbD gene encoding protein-disulfide reductase DsbD; the protein is MKKILLLMLMVVYAFSIQRSFLEPHEAFQVKLEEQQDKIVASIKLGKDIYLYDEQLKVFITKPEKKEITSKLQMPKPEPYDEFIVHFNEISIDIPFSLLKEELKADSYEVQLLFQGCSKAGLCYAPMSETISVNLASNLDASKIIETKKDVTINETIANENISESDSIVNTLKDKSAILVLATFFGFGLLLSLTPCVFPMIPILSSIIVKAGDNEKLTASKGFFLSLVYVLAMALAYTIAGVIAGLFGANLQVALQNPYVLVSFAFIFVVLAFSMFGYFKLELPQSLQTKLNKTTEGKEKQGVFGVAVMGFLSALVVGPCVAPPLAGALVYIGQTGDAILGGAALFVMSLGMGVPLLLIGLGAGKFMPKPGGWMEQVTKVFGIVMLAIAVWMLDRVLDPTLIMYLWALLFLGAGLFIKTFEHVLVKLLATVLLIYGTATFIGAISGATNVLKPLEKFTSSKVVATSSSDVKFVKVKNLEELDQAIKASSKPVMLDFWAEWCVSCKELDNITFQDEEVKKVLERFTILKADVTKNTDEDKALMKKFQVFGPPALIFFDENNQEMKAAKIIGYKNPQEFLEVINKNFK